The bacterium BMS3Abin14 genome has a window encoding:
- the mprA_2 gene encoding response regulator MprA: MRILIVDDEQSLLDQLKRALEGQRYVVETALDGEEALDRLFETTFDLIILDIMLTKRDGLSVLREIRQAGMTSPVLMLTARGEIGDRIKGLDLGADDYLAKPFSLDELLARIRALFRRSGSQADSVLQVRDLQLDTVSREVTKGSRSVDLTAREFSILEFLLYNKNRAVSRFNLAEHVWGDTFDPFSMSNFMDVHIKNLRRKIGDSGPGTIIRTIRGIGYIIKDEAG; the protein is encoded by the coding sequence ATGAGAATATTAATCGTCGATGATGAGCAGTCCTTATTGGATCAACTCAAGCGCGCACTTGAAGGTCAGCGCTACGTGGTTGAGACCGCACTGGATGGCGAAGAGGCTCTGGACAGGTTGTTTGAAACCACGTTCGACTTGATCATTCTGGATATCATGTTGACGAAACGGGACGGGCTGTCTGTCCTGCGGGAAATCCGACAGGCTGGCATGACCTCGCCCGTTCTCATGCTGACAGCCAGGGGGGAAATCGGCGACAGGATCAAGGGGCTCGATCTGGGCGCTGATGACTATCTGGCCAAACCATTTTCGCTGGATGAGTTGCTGGCACGCATCCGCGCCCTGTTCAGGCGGTCCGGCAGCCAGGCTGATTCGGTGCTGCAGGTCCGGGATCTGCAGCTCGATACCGTAAGCCGCGAAGTGACCAAAGGAAGCAGATCAGTGGATCTGACCGCCAGGGAGTTCTCCATTCTGGAATTTCTTCTCTACAACAAAAACAGAGCCGTGTCGCGTTTCAACCTGGCTGAACATGTTTGGGGAGACACCTTTGATCCCTTCAGCATGTCGAATTTTATGGATGTCCATATTAAAAACCTGCGGCGAAAGATTGGAGATTCCGGTCCCGGCACCATCATCCGGACCATTCGTGGCATAGGGTATATTATCAAGGATGAAGCAGGATGA
- the lutR_2 gene encoding HTH-type transcriptional regulator LutR: MMFKPIKKTRVYEEIVAKVTEMINNGVLKEGDQLPGERELAETFSVSRSSLREALRTLESQGFLESRQGNGTYVASQPVELLVKPFASVILSEKDAQSELFEMRRLIEPQVAYLAAERATSEEIDQMEKILADQESQVAGGGTGTDVDKAFHYALAEATKNRILLRMMDAAMEFFSESRDNYLQIKGRPEKSLVRHKEMLNAIKAGNKKRAAGIMREHLEDIESSLFEVKDRKISAKSVGRSSSPAVNKERSFPS, translated from the coding sequence ATGATGTTCAAGCCGATCAAAAAGACGAGGGTGTACGAGGAGATCGTCGCAAAAGTGACCGAGATGATTAACAACGGCGTTCTCAAGGAGGGCGACCAGCTTCCGGGGGAGCGGGAGTTGGCGGAGACGTTCAGCGTAAGCAGATCGTCCCTTCGGGAAGCTCTCCGAACACTTGAGAGCCAGGGGTTTCTGGAAAGCCGGCAGGGAAACGGGACATACGTGGCCAGCCAGCCCGTTGAGCTGCTGGTGAAACCCTTTGCCTCTGTAATCCTTTCCGAAAAAGATGCGCAGAGTGAACTGTTCGAGATGCGGCGGTTAATAGAACCTCAGGTCGCCTATCTGGCTGCCGAACGGGCCACATCTGAAGAGATTGACCAGATGGAAAAGATCCTTGCCGATCAGGAATCGCAGGTTGCCGGTGGAGGGACAGGCACGGATGTTGATAAGGCGTTCCATTACGCGCTGGCGGAGGCGACAAAAAACAGGATTCTTCTGCGTATGATGGACGCCGCCATGGAGTTTTTCAGCGAGAGTCGTGATAACTACCTGCAGATAAAGGGAAGGCCGGAAAAATCCCTTGTTCGTCACAAAGAGATGCTCAACGCCATTAAAGCGGGGAATAAGAAGCGCGCGGCCGGTATAATGCGTGAGCACCTCGAAGATATCGAGAGCAGTCTGTTTGAGGTAAAAGACAGGAAAATCTCGGCGAAGTCCGTCGGTAGAAGCAGCAGCCCCGCAGTTAATAAAGAACGGTCATTCCCATCATAG
- a CDS encoding hemerythrin HHE cation binding domain protein yields the protein MKTDVTKVLVEEHQLILRMIALVERNTELVGQGRFTDWQFFLDAVDFIRHYADRFHHAKEEDTLFTALIKNGMPKDNSPVAAMLMEHDQGRAFVRGLEQAATKALAGNKGQETAILENARGYAALLRDHINKEDNILYPLSERILPEDMRPGILTAYRRAEGSVPADFVSRYRQMVERYEERTTG from the coding sequence ATGAAAACGGACGTGACAAAGGTGTTGGTGGAAGAACATCAGCTGATCCTGCGCATGATCGCCCTTGTTGAAAGGAACACCGAACTCGTGGGACAGGGGCGTTTTACCGATTGGCAGTTTTTTCTCGACGCGGTGGACTTCATCCGCCACTACGCCGATCGTTTTCACCATGCCAAGGAGGAAGACACCCTTTTCACCGCTCTGATTAAAAACGGCATGCCGAAAGACAACTCTCCAGTGGCTGCCATGCTCATGGAGCATGACCAGGGACGCGCCTTCGTCCGGGGTCTGGAACAGGCAGCCACAAAGGCGCTGGCTGGAAATAAAGGGCAGGAGACGGCAATCCTCGAGAATGCCCGAGGCTACGCAGCCCTGTTGCGTGATCATATCAACAAGGAGGACAACATACTCTACCCGCTCTCCGAACGGATTCTCCCCGAAGACATGCGGCCGGGGATACTGACCGCCTACCGCCGGGCTGAAGGGTCGGTGCCTGCCGATTTCGTGAGCCGTTACCGGCAGATGGTGGAACGCTACGAAGAGCGTACCACAGGCTGA
- the arlS gene encoding signal transduction histidine-protein kinase ArlS: MTVRQKISMLITAAGFLSSLVFSCIILWETIEQPFRIIDSELETVAQRAVNIVLKSEKNSWGKGYSILDDPLIVGDDRYWLKIYDQNTDQLVYQSHLATLIDVPEPVPGSSATVSVIIPRKKIHLEQDRRNEVTFRIKGSEIVLDGRTFLVFVGRPMEKLEEEIWGIIIGVVSGLVFSVLLLMAISYFVAGFILKPVRIINDQARDITEKYLHRRIPVTGDRDEFNALAQTLNQVFDRLQHAFLRQKRLLADASHELKTPLTMMRLALDEIRSAHGENPPDLQAESHARLTEQVLRMERLVKNLLDLSSLEIEGTTTEDPIAVDKMLESLIADYRFLADTRNIQIDIRLPEQPAVKGNAEKLNRAFSNILDNAIKYNVDGGRVEVVGEHSATELTISVTNTGPGIAEAEIDRVFEQFYRVEKSRSLQHGGSGLGLAIVKRIVELHGGRVKLESEQGVWTRVTVSLPSVG, from the coding sequence ATGACCGTTCGGCAAAAAATTTCCATGTTGATCACAGCGGCCGGTTTTTTATCCAGCTTGGTGTTTTCCTGCATCATATTGTGGGAAACGATTGAACAACCGTTTCGAATTATTGATTCTGAGCTGGAAACCGTCGCCCAACGGGCTGTAAATATTGTTTTAAAAAGTGAGAAAAATAGCTGGGGAAAGGGGTATTCAATTCTGGATGACCCTTTGATTGTCGGCGATGATCGCTATTGGCTGAAGATTTATGATCAGAACACCGATCAGCTGGTTTACCAGTCTCATTTGGCTACACTGATAGATGTCCCGGAACCGGTGCCAGGTTCCAGTGCTACTGTCAGCGTCATCATCCCTCGAAAAAAAATCCATTTAGAGCAGGATCGCCGGAACGAGGTGACCTTCCGGATCAAAGGTTCCGAAATTGTACTTGATGGGAGGACATTTCTGGTTTTTGTAGGCCGCCCCATGGAAAAACTTGAAGAAGAAATATGGGGTATCATTATCGGAGTTGTCAGCGGGCTCGTGTTTTCAGTGCTGCTGCTGATGGCTATCAGCTATTTTGTTGCCGGGTTTATCCTGAAACCTGTCAGGATCATAAACGACCAGGCACGGGATATCACTGAAAAATACCTGCACCGGCGGATACCGGTAACCGGTGATCGTGACGAATTCAACGCACTGGCGCAAACCCTCAACCAGGTTTTTGACCGGCTGCAGCATGCCTTTTTACGGCAAAAGAGGCTGCTTGCCGACGCGTCACACGAATTGAAAACCCCACTGACCATGATGCGGCTGGCGCTGGATGAAATACGCTCAGCCCACGGCGAAAATCCACCTGACCTGCAAGCGGAAAGCCATGCGCGGCTGACTGAGCAAGTGCTGCGCATGGAGCGGCTCGTGAAAAATCTTCTGGACCTGTCATCGCTTGAAATCGAAGGCACCACAACAGAGGACCCGATAGCTGTGGATAAAATGTTGGAGTCGTTGATAGCTGATTATCGTTTTTTGGCTGATACGCGCAATATTCAAATAGACATTCGTTTACCTGAGCAACCTGCCGTGAAAGGAAATGCGGAAAAGTTGAACCGGGCGTTTTCGAATATTCTGGACAATGCCATCAAGTATAACGTGGATGGCGGCCGGGTTGAAGTGGTCGGCGAACATTCCGCCACCGAACTGACGATAAGCGTAACCAACACGGGCCCGGGCATTGCCGAGGCTGAAATCGACAGGGTCTTTGAACAGTTTTATCGGGTCGAAAAATCCAGGTCGCTTCAGCACGGCGGCTCCGGCCTGGGGCTGGCAATCGTGAAGAGAATTGTCGAACTTCACGGCGGAAGAGTAAAACTGGAGAGCGAACAAGGGGTCTGGACCCGGGTAACGGTCTCTCTGCCTTCTGTTGGTTAA
- the mgs gene encoding alpha-monoglucosyldiacylglycerol synthase: protein MNHKKKLKLLLACILVLMATLVGYKVYLFIYETDYEALNADHIDQIEARLKGKDTFKFAVVGNIRNSIRIFDERIMPMIRDKGVDFIISAGNAVYDGAEDKYRLLYRGLQKLGIPYVLAAGHNEVEDFGASKFYRHFGPYFFSFHLENAYFIFLDSTGQTSWKWQIRWLQQELMMAGKYPYRFVVLGRSLFPLPGFDPDETRYVLEKNLSRNLQSLFSRYRVTAVFSAGYPTYRETVAQGVRYFVSGGGGGLLLGQGKDRYQFVNVEVGPDNVTCENVAAPHRPGTLGYQLETLGLFLHSLFYISLFNFLAALGVISLIALKVYSLIIRQEHLYRDFSIDEDALSKSPLRVAMFTNNYLPFIGGVPLSIDRLHRGLVQLDAAAVKVFAPTYPQEWPDPGDGSVFRCPALFYAHLNNSPVANIFSRKIDMVFKTFDCDLVHVHHPFWLGRKGMRLARKYGIPVVFTYHTRLERYMNYIPLPGTVLKSLAAHFLIKHFANRCDAIITPTSSTEEYLRNLGVSALIETIPTGINIGDYKRWSPQQVQALRSKYAPSGERLLISVSRMAKEKNLDFLIDGLAKVKSRTHTPFKCLLVGDGPEKSRLEEKVASLGMDDRVVFAGNVEPHGVVGCYLAADLFVFASTSETQGMVLLEAMAGGCPVVAVRASGVYDVVKDGYNGFKVAESTESWAEAVANLLEDGQQLSVLSGNSLVFAEDYSMEKITEKVLRLYRRVVVLAQS from the coding sequence ATGAACCACAAAAAGAAACTTAAACTGCTCCTGGCCTGTATTCTGGTATTAATGGCCACTCTTGTTGGATACAAGGTTTATCTCTTTATTTATGAAACGGATTACGAAGCGCTCAACGCCGACCATATTGACCAGATCGAGGCCCGCCTCAAGGGTAAAGACACCTTCAAATTCGCCGTTGTCGGCAATATCAGGAATTCCATACGGATCTTCGATGAGCGCATCATGCCCATGATCAGGGATAAGGGAGTGGATTTTATTATCTCGGCCGGAAACGCCGTGTACGACGGTGCGGAAGATAAATACCGGTTGCTGTACCGCGGATTGCAGAAACTGGGCATCCCGTACGTGCTGGCCGCCGGGCACAATGAGGTCGAAGATTTCGGAGCGAGCAAATTTTATCGACATTTCGGGCCGTATTTCTTTTCTTTCCATCTTGAAAACGCCTATTTCATCTTCCTTGATTCAACCGGTCAAACGTCGTGGAAATGGCAGATACGATGGTTGCAGCAGGAATTGATGATGGCCGGAAAATATCCGTACCGGTTTGTGGTTCTGGGCCGTTCCCTGTTTCCTTTGCCGGGTTTTGATCCAGATGAAACCAGATATGTTCTGGAAAAAAACCTCAGCCGGAACCTGCAGAGCCTGTTCTCCCGGTACCGGGTAACGGCGGTTTTTTCGGCCGGCTATCCCACTTACCGTGAGACCGTTGCACAAGGGGTCCGGTATTTCGTATCGGGTGGCGGCGGCGGGCTGCTTCTCGGGCAGGGAAAAGACCGTTACCAGTTTGTAAATGTGGAAGTGGGTCCGGACAACGTAACCTGTGAAAACGTGGCCGCCCCCCACCGGCCAGGTACGTTGGGCTACCAGTTGGAGACCCTGGGGCTTTTCCTGCACTCCTTATTTTACATCAGCCTGTTTAACTTTCTGGCGGCCCTTGGTGTCATCAGCCTCATCGCCCTGAAGGTATACTCGCTGATTATCCGCCAGGAGCACCTGTACCGTGATTTCAGTATTGATGAAGATGCACTCTCAAAATCACCGCTTCGCGTGGCCATGTTCACCAACAATTACCTTCCGTTTATCGGCGGAGTGCCCCTCTCCATTGACCGGCTTCATCGAGGGCTCGTTCAGCTGGATGCGGCGGCGGTGAAGGTTTTCGCGCCAACCTATCCGCAAGAATGGCCGGACCCCGGGGATGGCAGTGTCTTCCGGTGTCCCGCACTTTTTTATGCCCATTTGAACAACTCTCCAGTTGCCAATATCTTTTCCCGAAAAATTGACATGGTTTTTAAAACCTTTGACTGCGACCTGGTTCATGTCCACCATCCTTTCTGGCTTGGCCGGAAAGGAATGCGGCTTGCCAGGAAATACGGGATACCGGTGGTTTTCACCTATCACACCCGGCTGGAACGCTATATGAATTATATCCCTCTACCGGGTACGGTTCTAAAAAGCCTTGCCGCCCATTTCCTGATCAAGCACTTTGCCAACAGGTGCGATGCTATTATCACACCCACGTCCTCCACGGAGGAATATCTGAGGAACCTTGGCGTCAGCGCCCTGATCGAAACGATTCCCACCGGTATCAACATCGGGGATTATAAGCGCTGGTCTCCACAACAGGTTCAGGCTTTGCGGAGTAAATATGCCCCCTCAGGCGAACGCCTTTTGATCAGCGTTTCACGAATGGCGAAAGAGAAAAATCTCGATTTTTTAATCGACGGGCTGGCGAAAGTGAAAAGTCGGACACACACACCGTTTAAATGCCTGCTGGTGGGAGACGGTCCTGAAAAAAGCCGGCTTGAGGAAAAAGTTGCCAGCCTTGGCATGGATGACCGGGTTGTTTTTGCCGGGAATGTGGAGCCGCATGGGGTTGTCGGCTGTTACCTGGCCGCCGACCTTTTCGTGTTTGCCTCGACCTCCGAGACGCAGGGAATGGTTTTGCTGGAAGCCATGGCCGGTGGTTGTCCGGTAGTGGCGGTGCGAGCCAGCGGCGTCTACGACGTGGTCAAAGACGGCTACAATGGATTCAAGGTTGCGGAAAGTACCGAGAGCTGGGCCGAAGCGGTTGCAAATCTTTTAGAGGACGGTCAACAGCTATCGGTCTTGTCCGGGAACAGCCTGGTATTTGCCGAGGACTATTCCATGGAAAAAATCACGGAAAAGGTCTTAAGACTTTATCGGCGGGTAGTTGTCCTCGCTCAATCATAA
- the patB gene encoding cystathionine beta-lyase PatB — MHYDFDTVIDRRGTHCEKWDGMEKHYGVSPRDGIAMWVADMEFLPPPEVNDAIRLSAEHGIHGYPGDFGAYHEAIVEWMARRHGWNVNPEWILTSHGVVMAVSLLVQTFCRPGDKVVLQTPVYYPFFKIVTGNGCEILDNPLVKIHGRYEMDLDALEAQVDRRTRMLILCSPHNPGGRVWKPDELENLLEFCLSRDILIVSDEIHNDLVYEGHTHTVLASLGPDVAQHVITCTSASKTFNLAGTSTGHVIIPNDSLRRRFYRQMARCGVHGPNKFGLLAATAAYTHGEPWLDELLIYLRGNRDRVKEVVEERMPGVTSMPLEGTYLSWLDFSGTGLPMDEIVRRVQQDARLALNHGPTFGLGGENHMRLNFACPRSMLNEALDRLARAFADV, encoded by the coding sequence ATGCACTATGATTTCGACACGGTCATCGACAGGCGGGGCACGCACTGCGAAAAATGGGACGGGATGGAGAAGCACTACGGGGTCTCGCCTCGGGACGGCATCGCCATGTGGGTGGCGGACATGGAGTTTCTCCCGCCGCCCGAGGTGAATGATGCCATAAGGCTCTCCGCCGAACACGGCATCCACGGCTACCCCGGAGACTTCGGCGCCTACCATGAGGCTATTGTAGAATGGATGGCCCGAAGGCACGGCTGGAACGTCAACCCCGAATGGATTCTGACCAGCCACGGCGTCGTTATGGCGGTAAGCCTGCTGGTGCAGACATTCTGCCGACCGGGGGACAAGGTGGTTCTTCAGACACCGGTCTACTATCCCTTTTTTAAAATAGTGACCGGCAACGGCTGCGAGATACTTGACAACCCCCTGGTCAAGATCCACGGCCGTTATGAAATGGATCTCGATGCCCTGGAGGCGCAGGTTGACCGCAGGACTCGAATGCTCATCCTGTGCAGCCCACACAATCCGGGCGGCAGGGTTTGGAAACCGGATGAGCTGGAAAACCTGTTGGAATTCTGTCTCTCCAGGGACATTCTTATCGTTTCCGACGAGATCCACAACGATCTGGTTTACGAGGGACACACCCACACAGTACTGGCTTCCCTGGGCCCGGATGTGGCCCAACACGTCATCACCTGCACCTCAGCCTCCAAAACTTTCAACCTGGCGGGAACCTCGACCGGCCATGTGATTATCCCCAACGACAGCCTGCGGCGGAGGTTTTATCGGCAGATGGCGCGATGCGGGGTTCACGGCCCCAACAAATTCGGCCTCCTGGCAGCCACAGCAGCCTACACCCACGGTGAGCCATGGCTAGATGAACTGCTGATCTACCTTCGGGGAAATCGGGACCGGGTGAAGGAGGTTGTGGAAGAACGTATGCCGGGGGTAACCTCCATGCCCCTTGAGGGCACTTACCTGTCCTGGCTGGATTTTTCGGGCACCGGCCTGCCCATGGACGAGATCGTCCGCAGGGTACAGCAGGACGCCCGCCTGGCCCTGAACCACGGCCCCACCTTCGGGCTCGGGGGCGAGAACCACATGCGCCTGAATTTTGCCTGTCCCCGATCCATGCTCAACGAGGCCCTGGACCGACTGGCAAGGGCATTCGCGGACGTGTAA
- the bcrC gene encoding undecaprenyl-diphosphatase BcrC, with protein sequence MAMNLNVQIFQWIHAGAGTRPVVDGFAVFFAEGGPYLLAVLFVVLWFFVDNNKKTALLEATEAAIAGLTINQLIGLFYFHPRPYMIGLCTPLFPHGPETSFPSDHATLMFASAFYLLMARRWTACGIVLLVVATLTAWGRVYSGIHFPFDMAGSLVVGLVSTGLIHWLAGRLNPLNMKLIRVSHQLMARVIPSRSHGTRRR encoded by the coding sequence ATGGCGATGAATCTGAATGTTCAAATTTTTCAGTGGATTCATGCCGGCGCCGGAACTCGTCCGGTTGTGGATGGGTTTGCCGTCTTTTTTGCCGAAGGCGGCCCCTATCTGCTGGCGGTCCTGTTTGTCGTTCTCTGGTTTTTTGTGGACAACAATAAAAAAACCGCTCTGCTGGAAGCAACCGAGGCCGCCATCGCCGGCCTGACCATTAACCAGTTGATAGGCCTGTTCTACTTTCACCCGCGTCCTTACATGATTGGACTTTGCACACCGCTCTTCCCGCATGGTCCGGAAACCTCTTTCCCCAGTGATCATGCCACGTTGATGTTTGCCTCTGCATTCTATCTGTTAATGGCCCGGCGTTGGACCGCTTGCGGTATTGTGCTTCTGGTTGTCGCTACACTGACCGCCTGGGGACGGGTATACAGCGGTATCCATTTTCCCTTTGACATGGCCGGTAGCCTGGTTGTCGGGCTGGTGAGCACCGGATTGATCCACTGGCTTGCAGGACGCCTTAACCCTTTAAACATGAAACTGATCCGGGTCAGCCACCAATTGATGGCCCGTGTCATCCCGTCGCGAAGCCATGGAACAAGGAGACGGTAA
- the yabI_1 gene encoding inner membrane protein YabI: protein MLYIKALLVFITHHPALAYGGIFLISLSESLALIGLIVPGTVIMFGVGAIVATGSLGLKPVLLLAAAGAIAGDGISYWLGHHYHEKLRRIWPFSRYHGMLQNGEAFFHRHGGKSVLFGRFVGPVRPVIPIVAGMLGMSPLHFGVVNVLSAIGWAFVYILPGVFFGTSLAVAGAVSTRLAMLIFILLAAMWGFIWLSRKLVLLVGRRGPIWLAALKGWAAADTPVHGVVLPVKRLLLYLFLRQQGDELFLGFLVLMLFVAGWGFLGILQDVLAKDPLVIADQAVYHFFQSLRTPWADHILVTVTELGDSFVNICIFGAVLLVLLLKHRYRTAGYWVLAILGGLSGVQSLKWLVHLPRPVALYHGTSAYGFPSGHTTMSVILFGFLAILIARGLSSTLRWGLFVSVFLISFIVAISRLYLGAHWLSGVLGGFFIGASWVALLGIAYLKKPDEGMPRRLLGLVTVLVIVIAGGWHVTQRHERDLVFYAPRYNVQSLSLAKWLGDGWRELPAWRIDMEGEWEQPLTIQWAGSPDELAQYLLTGGWQRPPALNLKNFLGMFSPDTPIEKLPVLPHLHNGRVDRLRLVHRGKDKRWVLRLWPADARIAGNNAPLFVGTIETQHRRHLTGLITAAQDAGEYDRSLIALEKELHDRFAMKRVNRRNSGYHVSREHIRVRWQGGVLLLWGNAV from the coding sequence GTGCTTTATATAAAAGCATTACTGGTTTTTATAACCCATCACCCCGCCCTCGCCTACGGGGGAATTTTCCTGATCTCCCTTTCTGAATCCCTGGCGTTGATCGGTTTGATTGTTCCCGGTACGGTTATCATGTTCGGCGTGGGCGCGATTGTGGCCACGGGCAGCCTCGGGCTGAAGCCCGTCCTGTTGCTGGCCGCCGCCGGAGCCATTGCCGGGGACGGCATCAGCTACTGGCTGGGTCACCACTACCATGAAAAGCTGCGGCGGATCTGGCCTTTTTCCCGCTATCACGGCATGCTGCAAAATGGAGAGGCCTTTTTTCATCGGCATGGCGGCAAAAGCGTCCTGTTTGGTCGTTTTGTCGGCCCGGTACGTCCGGTAATCCCGATTGTGGCCGGAATGCTGGGCATGAGTCCGCTGCATTTTGGCGTCGTCAACGTGTTGTCGGCCATCGGCTGGGCCTTCGTCTATATTCTGCCGGGAGTCTTTTTCGGAACCTCGCTGGCAGTGGCCGGCGCGGTCAGCACTCGACTGGCCATGCTCATTTTCATTCTCCTCGCTGCCATGTGGGGTTTCATCTGGCTTAGCCGTAAGCTGGTTTTACTGGTCGGACGTCGAGGGCCGATCTGGCTTGCCGCGCTGAAAGGCTGGGCCGCCGCGGACACACCTGTCCATGGGGTAGTGCTTCCCGTAAAACGGCTCCTCCTTTATTTATTCCTTCGTCAGCAGGGAGATGAGTTATTTCTCGGATTTTTGGTCCTGATGCTTTTTGTCGCAGGATGGGGATTTCTCGGCATTTTGCAGGATGTCCTGGCCAAAGATCCGCTGGTGATTGCGGATCAGGCGGTTTATCATTTTTTTCAATCTCTGCGAACTCCATGGGCGGATCATATACTGGTAACCGTCACGGAACTCGGCGATTCTTTTGTAAATATTTGCATATTCGGCGCGGTTTTGCTCGTTCTCCTTCTCAAACACCGCTACCGCACCGCTGGATATTGGGTGTTGGCCATACTCGGTGGTTTGTCGGGTGTTCAATCGCTGAAATGGTTGGTCCATCTGCCACGGCCCGTGGCCCTCTACCATGGGACCTCGGCCTATGGATTTCCCAGCGGCCATACAACCATGAGCGTTATCCTTTTTGGTTTTCTCGCTATCTTAATTGCCAGGGGCCTTTCCAGCACACTGCGCTGGGGATTATTTGTCAGCGTCTTTTTGATCTCCTTTATTGTCGCGATCTCCCGCCTTTACCTGGGCGCCCACTGGCTTTCCGGTGTCCTGGGCGGATTTTTCATCGGCGCAAGCTGGGTCGCCCTGCTTGGAATCGCCTACCTGAAAAAACCGGATGAAGGCATGCCTCGGCGTTTGCTGGGGCTTGTGACCGTACTCGTTATCGTGATTGCCGGTGGCTGGCATGTGACCCAACGCCACGAAAGAGATCTTGTATTTTACGCTCCCCGATACAATGTGCAATCCTTGTCGCTCGCGAAATGGTTGGGCGATGGTTGGCGCGAACTTCCCGCTTGGCGGATTGACATGGAGGGCGAATGGGAACAACCTCTCACCATTCAGTGGGCCGGATCACCAGATGAATTGGCTCAATATCTGTTAACCGGGGGATGGCAGCGCCCGCCGGCGTTGAACCTGAAAAATTTCCTGGGGATGTTTTCTCCGGACACGCCCATTGAAAAGTTGCCTGTTCTGCCGCATCTTCACAATGGCCGGGTTGACCGCCTGCGCCTTGTTCACCGGGGAAAGGATAAGCGCTGGGTGCTGCGTCTCTGGCCTGCGGATGCGAGGATCGCCGGAAACAATGCCCCCCTTTTCGTGGGAACGATAGAGACGCAGCATCGCCGTCACCTGACCGGATTGATCACCGCGGCACAGGACGCGGGTGAGTATGACCGCTCCCTGATCGCGCTGGAAAAGGAGCTCCATGATCGATTCGCCATGAAGCGGGTCAATCGGAGAAACAGTGGATATCACGTCAGCCGGGAACATATCCGGGTGCGCTGGCAGGGCGGGGTGTTGCTGCTATGGGGAAATGCAGTTTGA
- the rpfG_4 gene encoding cyclic di-GMP phosphodiesterase response regulator RpfG, which produces MQRQITVNLGNLILSLSDAMDLADPSLIQHQQRTAFVVWEMGKAAGLTNERLENIFIAALLHDIGALSLEEKISLRNSEVENTEDHCIRGEILFSNIPWLKESSKIIRCHHNEWQNWKESIETPLVFDSQLLCLADYLEREIKRDHYILHQHENIILEIESLSGSLFHSRAIDLFLAISNREEFWLDLVSPRLYSFLLNEGPFRKTEIDFSDISLISELFRNIIDFRSRFTSTHSSGVAASASMLSKVFGLTATEIELMEVAGNLHDIGKLAIPNSILDKPGKLTKEEMAVMKSHTYYTYSIINTIGGLKQIAEWAAYHHERPDGSGYPFHCTATDLSTGARIMMVADIFTALTEDRPYRKGMSKDGVVQILKQLSDNRLLDTRIVNLLFDNYEEIYSYVAEKQTAARNFYEKQFSFGSSQK; this is translated from the coding sequence ATGCAGCGTCAAATTACAGTCAATTTAGGCAATCTTATTCTTTCACTCTCCGATGCCATGGATTTGGCCGATCCTTCATTGATTCAACATCAACAAAGGACAGCATTTGTTGTGTGGGAAATGGGGAAAGCGGCAGGTCTCACAAATGAAAGATTGGAAAACATCTTCATAGCTGCATTGCTTCATGATATCGGCGCTCTTTCATTGGAGGAAAAAATCTCTCTTAGAAACTCTGAAGTCGAAAATACCGAAGATCATTGCATACGCGGTGAAATTTTGTTCAGTAACATACCGTGGTTAAAGGAGTCGTCAAAAATAATTAGATGTCATCACAACGAATGGCAAAATTGGAAAGAATCAATTGAAACTCCTCTTGTTTTTGATTCGCAATTATTATGTCTTGCCGACTACCTTGAGCGTGAAATAAAACGAGATCACTATATTCTTCATCAGCATGAAAATATTATTCTGGAAATAGAATCTTTATCTGGTTCTCTTTTTCATTCTCGGGCTATAGATCTCTTCCTGGCGATCTCTAATCGCGAAGAATTCTGGTTGGACCTGGTTTCGCCCAGGTTATATTCTTTTCTCCTTAACGAAGGGCCTTTCAGAAAAACAGAAATAGACTTTTCGGATATATCCTTAATATCGGAACTTTTTCGGAATATCATTGATTTCCGTTCTCGTTTTACTTCAACACATTCTTCAGGTGTTGCCGCGTCTGCCTCTATGCTATCAAAAGTTTTTGGCCTGACGGCAACAGAAATAGAGCTTATGGAGGTTGCAGGTAATTTGCATGATATAGGTAAACTGGCGATTCCTAACAGTATTCTGGATAAACCCGGGAAGCTTACAAAAGAAGAGATGGCAGTCATGAAATCACATACCTACTATACCTATTCTATAATTAATACTATCGGAGGTCTTAAGCAGATTGCCGAATGGGCCGCTTATCACCATGAAAGACCTGATGGGTCAGGATATCCTTTTCACTGTACGGCAACCGACCTGAGCACAGGGGCGCGAATTATGATGGTTGCAGATATATTTACCGCACTGACTGAAGATCGACCATATAGAAAAGGTATGTCCAAAGACGGTGTAGTTCAAATTCTTAAACAGCTTTCTGATAATCGCCTTCTGGATACCAGAATCGTCAATCTGCTTTTCGATAATTATGAAGAAATTTATTCCTACGTAGCTGAAAAACAGACTGCTGCAAGAAATTTCTACGAAAAGCAATTTTCTTTTGGCTCGTCGCAAAAATGA